One Pectobacterium polaris DNA window includes the following coding sequences:
- the ubiH gene encoding 2-octaprenyl-6-methoxyphenyl hydroxylase, whose amino-acid sequence MAVMIVGGGMAGATLALAISRLSQGAIPVDLIEAHSPLDKEHPGFDARALALSDGTRQQLAALGIWQALSGNATAITDIHVSERGHASVVNLKASDYHVQALGHVVELHDVGQRLFSLLQQAPGVRLHCPAKVVAVTRTQDNATLTLDDGTELTGQLLVAADGSRSMLSQSCGIQWQQHDYDQIATIANVTTAEPHRGRAFERFTPHGPLALLPMSNGRCSLVWCHDKHRQHAVDGWSEAEFRQQLQQAFGWRLGQFTHIGERHSYPLRLLTASQHISHRLALVGNAAQTLHPIAGQGFNLGIRDVMSLAETLVDAAKNQQDIGQYTVLNRYQQRRTPDQHTTVAITDGLVRLFANRYAALAVSRNLGLIAMNNLPLMRDAFARRTLGWVER is encoded by the coding sequence ATGGCGGTCATGATTGTCGGTGGCGGGATGGCGGGCGCAACGCTGGCGCTGGCAATATCGCGGCTTTCGCAGGGCGCAATCCCGGTTGACCTGATCGAGGCACACTCGCCACTCGACAAGGAACACCCAGGTTTTGACGCACGCGCCCTCGCGCTGTCTGATGGCACACGTCAGCAGCTAGCAGCGTTGGGCATCTGGCAAGCGCTGTCGGGTAATGCAACGGCGATAACCGACATTCACGTCAGCGAACGCGGGCACGCCAGCGTGGTGAATCTGAAGGCCTCGGACTATCACGTTCAGGCATTAGGCCATGTGGTTGAACTGCACGACGTCGGACAACGCCTGTTTTCCCTGCTGCAACAGGCTCCGGGCGTGCGCCTGCACTGCCCGGCCAAAGTGGTTGCCGTCACGCGGACGCAGGATAATGCGACGCTAACGCTGGACGATGGCACCGAGCTAACGGGTCAACTGCTGGTCGCTGCCGATGGCTCGCGCTCCATGCTGTCGCAGTCCTGCGGGATTCAATGGCAGCAGCATGATTATGACCAGATCGCGACCATCGCCAATGTAACAACCGCAGAACCCCATCGCGGCCGCGCGTTCGAGCGATTTACCCCGCACGGCCCGCTGGCGCTCTTGCCGATGAGCAACGGTCGCTGTTCGCTCGTCTGGTGCCATGATAAGCACCGTCAACATGCGGTCGATGGATGGAGCGAAGCCGAATTTCGCCAGCAATTACAGCAGGCTTTTGGCTGGCGTCTGGGCCAATTCACCCACATCGGCGAACGCCACAGCTATCCACTGCGCTTACTCACGGCTAGCCAGCATATTAGCCATCGGCTGGCGCTGGTGGGTAATGCGGCGCAAACGTTGCACCCGATTGCCGGACAGGGCTTTAATCTGGGGATTCGCGATGTGATGTCGCTAGCGGAAACCCTCGTCGACGCAGCAAAAAATCAACAGGATATCGGCCAGTACACGGTACTCAACCGCTATCAACAACGGCGCACGCCCGATCAACACACCACGGTGGCGATCACCGATGGACTGGTCAGGCTGTTCGCTAACCGCTATGCCGCACTGGCCGTCAGCCGTAATCTGGGCCTGATCGCCATGAATAACCTGCCGCTGATGCGCGACGCCTTTGCTCGTCGCACGCTGGGCTGGGTAGAACGTTAA
- the pepP gene encoding Xaa-Pro aminopeptidase: protein MNPQEFLRRRQGLLEKMAPGSAAIIFSAPEAQRNADSDYPYRQNSDFWYFTGFNEPEAVLLLVKSDVKHHHSVIFNRVRDLTAEIWFGRRLGQEAAPAKLGVDRALPFGEIGAQLHLLLNGLDVVYHAQGQYDYADKLVFAALDTLRNGTRQGFAAPATLTDWRPWVHEMRLFKSPAEISMMRRACEITALAHTRAMQKCRPGMYEYQLEGEIHHEFTRHGARYPSYNTIVGSGENACILHYTENETQMRDGDLVLIDAGCEYKSYAGDITRTFPVNGKFTAPQRAIYDIVLRSQLRALELFGPGRSIREVNEEVVRIMVSGLIKLGVLKGEVEELIAEQAHRQFFMHGLSHWLGLDVHDVGNYGTTDRGRPLEPGMVLTIEPGLYIAPDAKVPQQYRGIGVRIEDNIVITENGNENLTAGVIKDADAIEALMAQQHDKQH, encoded by the coding sequence ATGAATCCACAAGAATTTCTTCGTCGTCGTCAGGGTCTGTTAGAAAAAATGGCACCGGGCAGCGCGGCGATTATTTTTTCTGCGCCGGAAGCGCAGCGCAATGCCGACAGTGACTATCCTTATCGTCAAAATAGCGATTTCTGGTATTTCACCGGCTTCAACGAACCGGAAGCCGTGCTGCTGCTGGTAAAAAGCGATGTAAAACATCATCACAGCGTAATCTTCAACCGCGTACGCGATCTGACAGCCGAAATCTGGTTTGGTCGTCGTCTCGGTCAGGAAGCGGCACCAGCCAAACTCGGCGTTGACCGCGCACTGCCGTTTGGCGAAATCGGCGCACAGCTGCATCTCTTATTGAATGGGCTGGACGTGGTATACCACGCGCAAGGGCAGTACGATTATGCCGACAAGCTGGTCTTCGCCGCGCTGGACACCTTGCGCAACGGTACGCGTCAGGGCTTTGCTGCCCCTGCTACGCTGACCGACTGGCGCCCTTGGGTGCATGAAATGCGCCTGTTCAAATCGCCTGCTGAAATCAGCATGATGCGCCGTGCCTGTGAAATTACCGCACTGGCCCACACCCGCGCGATGCAGAAATGCCGCCCCGGCATGTATGAATATCAGTTGGAAGGCGAAATTCACCACGAATTTACCCGTCACGGCGCGCGCTATCCTTCTTATAACACCATCGTCGGCAGCGGTGAGAACGCCTGTATCCTGCATTACACCGAAAATGAAACGCAAATGCGCGACGGCGATCTGGTGCTGATTGACGCAGGTTGTGAATACAAAAGCTATGCTGGCGACATTACCCGCACTTTCCCCGTCAACGGTAAATTTACCGCACCGCAGCGTGCCATTTACGACATCGTGCTGCGTTCACAACTGCGCGCGCTGGAACTGTTTGGTCCGGGTCGCAGCATCCGTGAAGTGAACGAAGAAGTAGTGCGCATCATGGTCAGCGGGCTTATCAAGCTCGGCGTGCTGAAAGGTGAAGTGGAAGAGTTAATTGCCGAGCAGGCACATCGCCAGTTCTTCATGCACGGACTTAGCCACTGGCTGGGTCTGGACGTGCATGATGTAGGCAATTACGGCACCACCGACCGGGGCCGCCCACTTGAGCCGGGTATGGTACTGACCATCGAGCCGGGTCTTTACATTGCGCCCGATGCCAAAGTGCCGCAGCAGTACCGGGGAATCGGCGTCCGTATCGAAGATAACATCGTGATCACCGAAAACGGCAACGAAAACCTGACGGCTGGCGTGATCAAAGACGCAGATGCCATCGAAGCGCTCATGGCGCAACAGCATGACAAGCAACACTAA
- a CDS encoding YecA/YgfB family protein: MSIENTFPAYEGLDQLLHQQQVALTAAEMHGLISGMLCGGNHDDSWRTLVFELTNEGMAFTQTLSQPLQDLYQATREALEDDGFLFQLFLPDDSLDDVSVFDRADALAGWVNHFLLGLGVAQPQLNKAKGELKEAIEDLRNIAQLGYDEDEDQEELEQSLEEVIEYVRVSAILCHTEFTNQRVVTAPEQQKPTLH, translated from the coding sequence ATGTCTATAGAGAATACGTTTCCCGCCTATGAAGGCCTTGACCAACTGCTTCACCAACAGCAAGTCGCGCTGACCGCAGCAGAAATGCACGGTTTGATCAGCGGGATGCTGTGTGGTGGAAACCATGATGACAGTTGGAGAACGCTGGTTTTTGAACTGACTAACGAAGGCATGGCGTTTACCCAGACGCTGTCGCAGCCGCTTCAGGACCTGTATCAGGCCACGCGTGAAGCGCTAGAAGATGATGGTTTTCTGTTCCAGCTTTTCCTGCCGGACGACTCGCTGGATGACGTAAGCGTATTCGATCGCGCCGACGCGTTGGCAGGCTGGGTCAATCACTTCCTGCTCGGGCTGGGCGTGGCTCAACCGCAATTGAACAAAGCCAAAGGCGAGCTGAAAGAAGCCATCGAAGATTTACGCAACATCGCACAGCTTGGCTACGACGAAGATGAAGATCAGGAAGAGCTGGAGCAATCACTGGAAGAAGTGATTGAGTATGTTCGCGTTTCTGCCATTTTGTGTCATACCGAATTTACCAACCAGCGCGTTGTGACTGCGCCCGAGCAGCAAAAGCCGACGCTGCATTGA
- the zapA gene encoding cell division protein ZapA, which translates to MSAQPVDIQIFGRSLRVNCPPEQQDALNQAAEDLNQRLQDLKVRTRVTNTEQLVFIAALNVCHELAQERGKTRDYASNMEQRIRMLQQTIEQALLEQGKITERQGAQFE; encoded by the coding sequence ATGTCTGCACAACCAGTAGATATTCAAATTTTTGGCCGTTCGTTAAGAGTGAATTGCCCGCCAGAACAACAAGATGCGTTGAATCAGGCAGCGGAAGATCTTAACCAGCGGTTGCAAGATCTTAAAGTTCGCACTAGAGTCACAAACACTGAGCAACTGGTGTTTATTGCCGCACTGAACGTGTGCCATGAGCTGGCGCAGGAACGGGGTAAGACTCGTGATTATGCGTCGAATATGGAACAGCGTATTCGTATGTTGCAGCAGACCATCGAACAGGCGTTGCTGGAGCAGGGCAAGATCACCGAACGTCAGGGTGCACAATTTGAATAA
- a CDS encoding 5-formyltetrahydrofolate cyclo-ligase gives MSSSDPSSLALPDTSLSSTAASRQQIRQAVRQSRRLLTPDQQSRFAQQACERVMAHPKIIQAESVAVFLSFDGELDTTPLIQQLWQQEKRVYLPVLHPFRAGHLLFLRYAPDTELVRNRLKIMEPRLDVRQVLPLPQLDVLLTPLVAFDHLGQRLGMGGGFYDRTLQYRNQMSRGPYPIGLAHDCQQVDALPVESWDIPLPEIITPSRHWQWNSR, from the coding sequence ATGTCATCTTCTGATCCATCTTCCTTGGCACTTCCCGATACGTCACTCTCCTCTACGGCAGCATCGCGTCAGCAGATTCGTCAGGCTGTGCGGCAAAGTCGGCGTTTACTGACGCCAGATCAGCAGTCGCGTTTTGCGCAACAGGCGTGTGAGCGCGTCATGGCGCACCCGAAAATCATACAGGCAGAGAGTGTGGCGGTATTTCTGTCATTTGATGGCGAGCTGGATACGACCCCGCTGATTCAACAGCTGTGGCAGCAGGAGAAACGTGTTTACTTGCCGGTTCTGCATCCGTTTCGCGCCGGGCATCTGTTGTTCCTGCGCTATGCGCCGGACACTGAGCTGGTACGCAATCGTCTGAAGATTATGGAGCCGCGTCTGGATGTGCGTCAGGTGCTGCCGTTACCGCAGTTGGACGTCCTGCTGACGCCGCTGGTGGCGTTTGATCATCTGGGACAGCGGCTTGGTATGGGAGGCGGGTTTTACGACCGTACGTTGCAGTATCGCAACCAGATGTCACGTGGGCCTTACCCGATCGGTCTGGCTCACGATTGTCAGCAGGTTGACGCACTGCCAGTGGAAAGCTGGGACATTCCGCTGCCGGAAATTATTACCCCCTCCCGCCATTGGCAGTGGAACTCGCGCTAG
- the nadR gene encoding multifunctional transcriptional regulator/nicotinamide-nucleotide adenylyltransferase/ribosylnicotinamide kinase NadR, with protein MSSFDYLKSAIRQKGCTLQQVADATDMTKGYLSQLLNAKIKSPSAQKLEALHRFLELEFPRYEKNIGVVFGKFYPLHTGHIYLIQRACSQIDELHIILGYDEPRDRLLFENSSMSQQPTVSDRLRWLLQTFKYQKNIHIHAFNEQGMEPYPHGWDVWSKGIQAFMQEKSITPNFVYTSEEQDAAQYREHLGIEAVLIDPQRSFMNISGSQIRHDPFRYWDYIPTEVKPFFVRTVAILGGESSGKSTLVNKLANIFNTTSAWEYGRDYVFSHLGGDEMALQYSDYDKIALGQAQYIDFAVKYANKVAFIDTDFVTTQAFCKKYEGREHPFVQALIDEYRFDLVILLENNTPWVADGLRSLGSTTARSEFQDLLKTMLANNNIPYVYIKESDYDSRFLHCVELVQQMLGHDRSPEQIKS; from the coding sequence ATGTCATCATTTGATTACCTGAAATCCGCCATCCGGCAGAAGGGTTGCACCCTACAGCAGGTTGCCGACGCGACCGATATGACCAAGGGCTATCTCAGTCAATTACTTAATGCCAAAATCAAAAGCCCTAGCGCACAGAAGCTGGAAGCGCTGCATCGCTTTCTTGAACTGGAATTCCCACGCTACGAAAAGAACATTGGCGTCGTCTTCGGCAAGTTCTATCCGCTACACACTGGCCACATTTATCTGATTCAGCGTGCCTGCAGCCAGATCGATGAACTGCATATCATTTTAGGTTACGACGAACCGCGCGACCGTCTGCTGTTTGAGAACAGCTCGATGTCACAGCAGCCTACCGTCAGCGACCGACTGCGCTGGCTGCTACAGACCTTTAAGTATCAGAAAAATATTCATATTCACGCCTTCAATGAGCAAGGAATGGAGCCTTACCCGCACGGCTGGGATGTGTGGAGCAAAGGGATTCAGGCGTTTATGCAGGAAAAAAGCATCACGCCGAATTTCGTCTACACCAGCGAAGAGCAGGATGCCGCACAATACCGCGAGCACCTGGGCATTGAGGCTGTCCTGATCGACCCGCAGCGCTCCTTTATGAACATCAGCGGTTCGCAGATTCGCCACGATCCCTTCCGTTACTGGGACTATATCCCGACCGAAGTGAAGCCATTCTTTGTGCGTACCGTTGCCATTCTTGGCGGAGAATCCAGCGGTAAATCCACGCTGGTGAATAAGCTGGCGAATATCTTCAACACCACCAGCGCCTGGGAATATGGTCGCGATTACGTGTTCTCCCATCTGGGTGGCGACGAGATGGCGTTGCAGTATTCCGACTACGACAAAATTGCGCTGGGTCAGGCGCAGTACATTGATTTTGCAGTGAAATATGCCAATAAAGTGGCTTTCATCGACACCGACTTCGTCACCACACAGGCGTTCTGCAAGAAATACGAGGGTCGTGAGCACCCGTTCGTTCAGGCGCTGATCGATGAATACCGCTTCGATCTGGTGATTTTGCTGGAAAACAACACGCCGTGGGTCGCCGATGGGTTGCGTAGCTTAGGCAGCACCACCGCTCGTTCGGAGTTCCAGGATCTGCTGAAAACGATGCTGGCTAACAATAATATCCCGTACGTTTACATCAAAGAGTCGGACTACGATTCGCGCTTCCTGCACTGCGTGGAATTGGTACAGCAGATGTTGGGCCACGATCGTTCGCCTGAGCAGATTAAAAGCTAG
- the serB gene encoding phosphoserine phosphatase produces MSNSLTYRDLPDEINCWPGLPLSLSGDEVMPLDYRAGDTGWLIYSDVLDKNLISRYQRKLGSAMVIVSAWNVGDYQVVRLAGTLTPRATKLAHELGIDVAAMRNAPTLRSPGLLVMDMDSTAIQIECIDEIAKLAGTGELVAEVTERAMRGELDFADSLRQRVGTLKGADANILQTVRKTLPLMPGLRNMVSQLQEAGWHVAIASGGFTYFADYLRDELGLVAAVANELGMQDGKLTGDVIGTIVDAKYKATTLQQLAEKLEIPMHQTVAIGDGANDLPMIKVASLGIAYHAKPKVNEQSAVTIRHADLTGVLCILSGSMRHEKR; encoded by the coding sequence ATGTCGAATAGTCTGACCTATCGTGATCTCCCTGATGAGATCAACTGTTGGCCGGGACTGCCACTATCACTGAGCGGTGACGAAGTGATGCCGCTTGACTACCGCGCTGGCGACACTGGCTGGCTGATTTACAGCGACGTCCTCGATAAGAACCTGATTTCCCGCTACCAGCGTAAGCTGGGGAGCGCGATGGTGATCGTGAGCGCCTGGAACGTGGGCGATTATCAGGTCGTACGTTTAGCGGGCACGTTGACGCCACGCGCAACCAAGCTGGCCCACGAACTGGGCATCGATGTCGCGGCTATGCGTAACGCGCCAACGCTGCGTTCGCCGGGTTTACTGGTGATGGATATGGATTCCACCGCGATTCAGATCGAATGTATTGATGAAATCGCCAAACTGGCGGGTACAGGCGAACTGGTCGCTGAAGTTACCGAACGCGCGATGCGCGGCGAGCTGGATTTCGCTGACAGCCTGCGCCAGCGCGTAGGGACATTAAAAGGTGCCGACGCCAATATTTTACAGACGGTGCGTAAAACGCTGCCGCTGATGCCGGGCCTGCGTAATATGGTTAGCCAGCTTCAGGAAGCAGGCTGGCACGTCGCGATTGCATCGGGCGGGTTTACCTACTTTGCCGATTATTTGCGTGATGAGTTAGGTCTGGTCGCCGCCGTTGCCAACGAATTAGGCATGCAAGACGGCAAGCTGACCGGCGACGTCATCGGCACGATTGTCGATGCAAAATATAAAGCGACCACGCTGCAACAGCTGGCGGAAAAGCTGGAAATTCCAATGCATCAGACCGTTGCGATTGGCGACGGCGCGAACGATCTGCCGATGATCAAGGTAGCCAGCTTAGGTATTGCCTATCACGCCAAGCCAAAGGTCAATGAGCAGTCTGCGGTGACCATCCGTCATGCCGATCTGACTGGCGTGCTGTGCATCCTTAGCGGCAGTATGAGACACGAAAAGCGTTAA
- a CDS encoding YtjB family periplasmic protein, with protein MVRARVKFRLHRTAIVLICLALLVVLMQGASYFSLSHQMARSEQVEDLARTLSRQVAYSLSPLMGSVDDNSQKINTILKQLTDHSRILDAGVYQQDGSLVAHIGEQVQLRDRLALDGNRVGSYFNHQLVQPIEGKEGPIGFLRITLDTHVLATEARQVDNTTNILRLMILLSLAIGIILTRTLLQNRRTRWQQSPYLLTASTPVKEEGDEAESDTRLDGDTVVKKDGEEKSL; from the coding sequence ATGGTTCGCGCCCGGGTGAAATTTCGTCTACACCGCACGGCAATTGTGCTGATTTGCCTCGCTCTGCTAGTGGTATTAATGCAAGGTGCGTCCTATTTCAGTTTGAGCCACCAGATGGCACGATCTGAACAGGTTGAAGATCTGGCACGTACGCTCTCCAGACAGGTGGCTTACAGCCTTTCTCCGTTGATGGGCAGCGTGGATGATAATAGTCAAAAAATTAATACCATCCTCAAACAGCTTACCGATCACAGCCGCATTCTGGATGCCGGCGTATATCAGCAGGACGGCTCGCTGGTGGCGCATATCGGTGAGCAAGTGCAACTGAGAGACAGGCTGGCGCTGGATGGCAATCGGGTCGGTAGCTACTTTAACCATCAACTGGTTCAGCCGATTGAGGGAAAAGAAGGGCCGATTGGCTTCCTGCGGATTACCTTAGATACCCATGTGCTGGCGACCGAAGCTAGGCAGGTCGATAACACTACCAATATTCTACGTCTGATGATTTTGCTTTCGCTGGCTATCGGCATCATCCTGACCCGCACGCTCTTGCAGAATCGCCGTACCCGCTGGCAGCAGTCGCCTTATCTTCTCACTGCGAGTACGCCAGTGAAAGAAGAAGGGGATGAGGCTGAAAGCGACACGCGGCTGGACGGCGACACGGTAGTGAAAAAAGACGGAGAAGAGAAAAGCCTCTGA
- the prfC gene encoding peptide chain release factor 3, whose protein sequence is MSPSEYAREVSKRRTFAIISHPDAGKTTITEKVLLFGQAIQTAGTVKGRGSNQHAKSDWMEMEKQRGISITTSVMQFPYRECLVNLLDTPGHEDFSEDTYRTLTAVDCCLMVIDAAKGVEDRTRKLMEVTRLRDTPILTFMNKLDRDIRDPMEVLDEVESELKIACAPITWPIGCGKLFKGVYHLYKDETYLYQTGKGHTIQEVRIVKGLDNPELDTAVGEELAAQLREELELVQGASHEFELDAFLAGELTPVFFGTALGNFGVDHMLDGLIAWAPAPMPRKTDTREVTAAEEKFTGFVFKIQANMDPKHRDRVAFMRVVSGRYEKSMKLRQVRTGKDVVISDALTFMAGDRSHIEEAYPGDIIGLHNHGTIQIGDTFTQGEDMKFTGIPNFAPELFRRIRLRDPLKQKQLLKGLVQLSEEGAVQVFRPLTNNDLIVGAVGVLQFDVVVARLKTEYNVEAIYESVNVSTARWVECSDVKKFEEFKRKNEQHLALDGGDNLAYIAPTMVNLNLTRERYPEVKFHQTREH, encoded by the coding sequence ATGTCTCCAAGTGAATACGCCCGCGAAGTCTCCAAAAGAAGAACGTTCGCTATCATTTCTCACCCCGATGCCGGTAAAACCACAATTACCGAAAAGGTCCTGCTGTTCGGACAGGCGATCCAGACTGCCGGTACGGTAAAAGGGCGTGGTTCGAACCAGCATGCGAAATCCGACTGGATGGAGATGGAAAAGCAGCGTGGTATCTCCATCACCACGTCCGTGATGCAGTTTCCCTACCGCGAATGTCTGGTTAACCTGCTGGATACCCCAGGGCACGAAGACTTCTCCGAAGATACCTATCGTACGCTGACGGCGGTGGACTGCTGCCTGATGGTGATCGACGCCGCAAAAGGGGTCGAAGATCGTACGCGTAAGCTGATGGAAGTCACTCGTCTGCGTGACACCCCGATTCTGACGTTCATGAACAAACTTGACCGTGACATCCGCGATCCGATGGAAGTGCTGGATGAAGTCGAGAGCGAGCTTAAGATTGCCTGCGCGCCGATTACCTGGCCGATTGGCTGCGGCAAATTGTTCAAAGGCGTGTACCACCTTTATAAAGACGAAACCTACCTGTATCAGACCGGTAAAGGCCATACGATTCAGGAAGTGCGCATCGTTAAAGGGCTGGATAACCCGGAACTGGATACCGCCGTTGGCGAAGAGCTGGCTGCGCAGCTGCGTGAAGAGCTGGAGCTGGTGCAAGGGGCATCGCACGAATTTGAGCTGGACGCGTTTCTGGCAGGTGAACTGACGCCGGTCTTCTTTGGTACGGCGCTGGGGAACTTCGGCGTTGACCATATGTTGGATGGGCTCATCGCCTGGGCTCCTGCGCCGATGCCGCGTAAAACGGATACCCGTGAAGTGACGGCGGCGGAAGAGAAATTCACCGGCTTTGTGTTCAAGATTCAGGCCAATATGGATCCGAAACACCGTGACCGCGTGGCGTTTATGCGCGTCGTGTCCGGGAGATATGAAAAAAGCATGAAGCTGCGTCAGGTGCGTACGGGCAAAGACGTGGTGATTTCAGACGCGCTGACCTTTATGGCGGGCGACCGTTCCCACATTGAAGAAGCCTACCCCGGCGATATCATCGGGTTACACAACCACGGCACTATCCAGATTGGTGATACGTTTACGCAGGGTGAAGACATGAAATTCACCGGTATCCCCAACTTTGCGCCGGAACTGTTCCGTCGTATCCGCCTGCGTGACCCGCTCAAGCAGAAACAGCTGCTTAAAGGGCTGGTACAGCTGTCTGAAGAAGGCGCAGTGCAGGTCTTCCGTCCATTGACCAATAACGACCTTATCGTGGGTGCGGTCGGTGTGCTGCAGTTTGATGTGGTGGTTGCTCGTCTGAAAACGGAATACAACGTTGAGGCGATTTACGAGTCGGTGAACGTTTCTACCGCGCGCTGGGTTGAATGCAGCGATGTGAAGAAATTCGAAGAGTTTAAGCGTAAGAACGAACAGCATCTGGCGCTGGATGGCGGCGATAATCTGGCCTATATCGCACCGACGATGGTGAACCTGAACCTGACGCGGGAACGCTATCCAGAAGTGAAGTTCCACCAAACGCGCGAGCATTAA
- the osmY gene encoding molecular chaperone OsmY: MKKTKLTQSLIVVALGSILAGGAMAEETLGQKVERIADTTGAKIDSSANKASGYVSDSAITAKVKSALLEDKSITSSDISVETSNGVVTLSGFVGSQELSTRAVQIATQVEDVQSVSDKLQVKDSQSQSVGAYADDAVITSTIKAKLLADDIVPSRKVKVETQAGVVQLSGEVDSKAQSDRAESIAKAVDGVKSVKNDLAVK; encoded by the coding sequence ATGAAAAAGACCAAATTGACACAATCGCTGATCGTAGTTGCTCTGGGTTCGATTCTGGCCGGCGGTGCCATGGCTGAGGAAACGTTAGGGCAGAAAGTAGAACGTATCGCGGACACAACTGGTGCAAAAATCGATAGCTCCGCTAATAAAGCATCTGGCTACGTCAGTGACAGCGCTATCACAGCAAAAGTGAAGAGTGCGTTGTTGGAAGACAAATCGATTACCAGCAGCGACATTTCCGTTGAAACATCAAATGGCGTCGTTACGCTGAGCGGCTTTGTCGGTAGTCAGGAATTGAGCACCCGTGCGGTGCAAATCGCTACGCAGGTTGAGGATGTGCAGTCTGTCAGCGACAAATTGCAGGTGAAAGATTCCCAATCACAATCGGTTGGTGCTTATGCCGATGATGCAGTGATTACCAGCACGATTAAAGCCAAACTGTTGGCAGATGACATTGTTCCGTCTCGTAAAGTGAAAGTCGAAACGCAGGCTGGCGTCGTGCAGCTGAGCGGCGAGGTGGACAGCAAAGCGCAGTCCGACCGGGCTGAAAGTATTGCGAAGGCCGTTGACGGCGTGAAAAGCGTTAAGAACGACCTGGCAGTGAAATAA
- a CDS encoding DUF1328 domain-containing protein — protein MFRWGIIFLVIALIAAALGFGGLAGTAAGAAKIVFVVGIILFLVSLFTGRKRP, from the coding sequence ATGTTTCGTTGGGGCATTATATTTTTAGTCATCGCACTGATCGCGGCAGCACTGGGTTTCGGCGGATTGGCCGGTACAGCAGCTGGCGCGGCGAAAATCGTCTTTGTGGTCGGTATTATTCTGTTTCTGGTTAGCTTGTTTACGGGTCGAAAACGGCCGTAG
- a CDS encoding CsbD family protein — MNSDIVVGKWKQWKGNFLALWADWFDSDCAWLEGSNDYLSGVLQEGYGKAHEEVSSEKTTLH, encoded by the coding sequence ATGAATAGCGATATCGTTGTTGGCAAATGGAAACAGTGGAAAGGGAATTTCCTGGCGCTGTGGGCCGACTGGTTTGACAGCGACTGCGCCTGGCTGGAAGGGAGTAACGATTACCTGTCCGGCGTCTTGCAAGAGGGTTACGGAAAAGCGCACGAAGAGGTATCCTCAGAAAAAACCACGTTACACTGA
- a CDS encoding TatD family hydrolase: MLSEQHRFIDTHCHFDFPLFYDDAPESLRLAQDAGVERIIIPAVASQHFERVLTLSRTYSPLYAALGLHPLYIAEHQESDLLRLEEELRQLPVKLVAVGEIGLDLYMPEPQFERQLTFLEAQLRLAKKYDLPTILHSRRSHDRLAQLLRRIDVPRTGVVHGFAGSLAQAQAFIRLGYYIGVGGTITYDRANKTRQAIAQLPLDRLLLETDAPDMPMSGYQGQPNRPERISCAFQTLCELRTESPEEIAEALLQNSFRLFGRLTPS, from the coding sequence GTGCTTTCTGAACAACACCGCTTTATCGATACCCACTGTCATTTTGATTTCCCCCTATTCTATGATGATGCACCGGAAAGCTTGCGGCTGGCGCAAGACGCTGGCGTTGAGCGCATCATTATTCCGGCTGTGGCTTCTCAGCATTTTGAGCGCGTGTTGACGCTCTCTCGCACCTACTCTCCGCTTTATGCCGCATTGGGCCTTCACCCGCTTTATATCGCTGAACATCAGGAAAGCGACCTGCTCCGTCTGGAAGAGGAACTGCGCCAGCTACCTGTAAAGCTGGTGGCGGTGGGGGAGATTGGGTTGGATCTCTATATGCCGGAACCGCAGTTTGAGCGGCAGCTTACCTTCCTTGAGGCTCAGCTTCGGCTGGCGAAAAAATACGATCTCCCGACGATCCTGCACTCACGCCGCAGTCACGACAGGCTGGCGCAATTACTCCGCCGTATCGACGTGCCACGTACTGGCGTGGTTCACGGGTTTGCAGGCAGCCTAGCGCAGGCGCAGGCCTTTATCCGGCTGGGCTATTACATCGGCGTAGGGGGAACCATTACCTATGACAGAGCGAATAAAACGCGTCAGGCGATCGCACAGCTGCCGTTAGATCGGCTGCTGTTGGAAACTGATGCACCTGATATGCCGATGAGTGGTTATCAGGGGCAGCCAAACCGACCCGAGCGTATTTCGTGCGCGTTTCAAACGCTGTGTGAGTTACGTACAGAATCGCCTGAAGAAATTGCCGAGGCGCTGTTGCAGAATTCGTTCAGGCTGTTTGGACGGCTTACCCCGTCATAA